The Rathayibacter caricis DSM 15933 genomic sequence CCCGCGGCTCGCTCGAGATCGGCCTGATCGTGGGGATCCTCGCGACGGCCCTCTCGGCCTTCTTCGGGATCCTCGGCGCGTACCTCGGCGGCATCGTCGACGAGGCCTTCTCGCTCTTCTCGAACGTGTTCCTGGTGATCCCCGGCCTGCCGCTGGTGATCGTCATCTCGGGCTTCGTGCCCCAGGAGCAGCGCGGTCTCTGGACCATCGGCGTCGTGCTGGCCATCACGAGCTGGGCCGGATCCGCGCGGGTCCTGCGCGCGCAGACCCTGTCGATCCGGAGCCGCGACTACGTCTCGGCGTCGAAGGTCGCGGGGGAGCGGGCCTGGCGCGTGATCGCGGTCGAGATCCTGCCGAACCTGCTGCCGGTGCTCGCCTCGCAGTTCGTCTTCGCGGTGATCGCGGCGATCCTCGGCGAGGCGGGCCTGTCCTTCCTCGGCCTCGGCGCGTCCAACTCGTCGACGCTGGGCACGATGCTCTTCTACGCGCAGAACGGCTTCGCCCTGCCGCTCGGAGCCTGGTGGTGGTTCGGCCCTCCCGGCCTGATCATCGCGCTGTTCGGCATGGGCCTGTCGCTGGTCAACTTCTCGATCGACGAGATCATCAACCCGCGGCTCAAGAACGTCCGTCTGCACGCCCGTCGCGCCCGCGCGGCGGCCAAGGCCGAGCGCTCGGGAGCCCGCACCGCGCGAAGGAGCGCCGCATGACCCGCACCGTGCTCGAGGTCGAGGACCTCGGCGTCGTCTACGAGGTGGAGTCGCCCGTCACGGCGGTCCGCGGCGCCACCTTCCGCCTGGGCGAGGGCGAGATCCTGGGGCTCGCCGGAGAATCGGGCTGCGGCAAGACGACCCTCGCCTACGCGGTCAACCGGCTGCACAAGCCGCCGGCGCGCATCGCCTCGGGCCGGGTGGTGTTCCACGACCGCGACGGCACCTCCACCGATCTGCTCGAGCTGGGCGACGACGGGATGCGGGCCTTCCGCTGGTCGAAGCTCTCGATGGTGTTCCAGGGGGCGATGAACGCGCTCAACCCGGTCACCTCGGTGCGGGCGCAGCTCGACGACGTCCTGGTCGCGCACCGGCCGGGGCTGTCGCGGAAGGAGCGGAAGGAGCGCGCGGCCGACGTCCTGCGCCGCGTGGGCGTGGATCCGGTGCGGCTCACCTCGTACCCGCACGAGCTCTCGGGCGGCATGCGGCAGCGGGTGATGATCGCGATGGCGATGATCCTCGAGCCGCAGGTGATGATCATGGACGAGCCGACGACCGCGCTCGACGTGGTGGTCCAGCGCGACATCCTCCGCGAGATCGTGCGGCTGCGCGACGAGCTGGGCTTCGCCGTGATCTTCATCACGCACGACCTGCCGCTGCTGCTCGAGATCAGCGACCGCATCGCCGTGATGCTGCGCGGCGAGATCGTCGAGCTCGCGACGGCGGAGCAGATCTACCGCGCCCCCGAGCACCCCTACACCCGCAAGCTGCTCGGCTCGTTCCCGAGCCTGTCCGGCTCGCGCGGAGCCTTCATCCGCTCGGGGGAGCACCCCGACGCCGTTCTCGAGGAGGACATCGCATGACCAGCGTCAGCGTCACCGATCTGGTGAAGGACTTCAGCATCCGCAAGGGGCTGCGCCGCGAGGCGTTCCGGGCGGTCGACCACGTCTCGTTCGACCTCGTCCCGGGGCGCACCGTCGCCCTGGTCGGCGAGTCCGGATCGGGGAAGTCGACCATCGCGCGGATCCTCGCGCGGCTCGAGAAGCCCACGTCCGGCTCCGTCGACGTGACCCTCGACGACCGCACGCCCGTGCAGGGCTCGGTCTACCGGCGGCACGTGCAGATGGTGTTCCAGGACCCCTTCGCCTCGCTGAACCCGTTCCACTCGCTCGAGCACCACATCGCGCGGCCGCTGCGGATCCACCACCGCACCCGCACGGCGGTCGAGACCCACGAGCGGGTGCTCGAGATGCTCCGGCGGGTGAACCTCGAGCCGGCGGAGGAGTTCGCCCCGCGGCGCCC encodes the following:
- a CDS encoding ABC transporter ATP-binding protein, which gives rise to MTRTVLEVEDLGVVYEVESPVTAVRGATFRLGEGEILGLAGESGCGKTTLAYAVNRLHKPPARIASGRVVFHDRDGTSTDLLELGDDGMRAFRWSKLSMVFQGAMNALNPVTSVRAQLDDVLVAHRPGLSRKERKERAADVLRRVGVDPVRLTSYPHELSGGMRQRVMIAMAMILEPQVMIMDEPTTALDVVVQRDILREIVRLRDELGFAVIFITHDLPLLLEISDRIAVMLRGEIVELATAEQIYRAPEHPYTRKLLGSFPSLSGSRGAFIRSGEHPDAVLEEDIA
- a CDS encoding ABC transporter permease, with the protein product MTNLAPSSDTVVVDATEQLATVEASKGRPPRPAWRMMLPTPTPWLIIGLALVLGVALFGLVGPLLVSDPTTIRDIGLTGPSAEHWLGTTQTGQDVLAQLAFATRGSLEIGLIVGILATALSAFFGILGAYLGGIVDEAFSLFSNVFLVIPGLPLVIVISGFVPQEQRGLWTIGVVLAITSWAGSARVLRAQTLSIRSRDYVSASKVAGERAWRVIAVEILPNLLPVLASQFVFAVIAAILGEAGLSFLGLGASNSSTLGTMLFYAQNGFALPLGAWWWFGPPGLIIALFGMGLSLVNFSIDEIINPRLKNVRLHARRARAAAKAERSGARTARRSAA